ATTCGGTTGGTGCGAGCGCTTTCACTAATACGTTCGAAAACTTAACGGGCCTAACGAATCTACCAGGACTCGCGACACAGCGATTGATGAGTAAAGGCTTTGGTTATGGTGGTGAGGGTGACTGGAAAACGGCTGCTATGACTCACATTATTAAAGTAATGGGACAAGGTAGGGAAGGCGGAACTTCATTTATGGAAGATTACACCTACAACTTTGGCGGGAAAGGTCAGGTTTTGGGGGCTCATATGCTCGAGGTCTGTCCATCTATCGCCGCGGCGAAACCTAAACTAGAGATCCACCGTCACACAATAGGTTGTCGTTGTGATATCCCACGTCTGATTTTTAGTGGTCAATCTGGTGAAGCATTGAATGTGTCTGTTATTGACCTTGGTGATCGCTTTAGAATGGTGGTGAATATGGTTGATACGATTACTCCACCAGCATCATTACCGCATCTTCCTGTTGCTCATGCATTGTGGGAGCCACAACCTAGCCTTAATGTGGCAGCGGCGGCTTGGATTCACGCTGGTGGCGCGCATCATGCGGTTTATAGCCAAGCGGTAACCTTGTCTACACTGGCTGACTACGCAGAAATTCTAGGCATCGAAATGGTCGTAATTGATAATGACACTAACTTGCGTCAGTTCAAACAAGACTTACGCAACAACGGCGTTTACTACCGCTAATTAATCTCAATAATGTGCTCCTACAAGGGAGCACTTTGGAGTCTATTTGTGAATGATACAGATGTAGTTGCTACTCCTATTTATCAATTGGAAAAATCATGCTGGGTACTAAAGCTCGCCAGTGCGCACCCCACGAGTTTTGAACTTCAATACGATGGTGAAACTCATTATGTTGGTGTTATTGAGGTTATGAATAACGGAAACCTGATTTCTGTATTGGAAGCTAACTGGAAGTTTCGTCACAAAACGGATCGGCTAGAGCAGTGGTGTCAGGTGCAACATTCAGAAACGTTGTCGATTAACATGAATTACTATTTTTCTGGCGATGCTCTGGTGATTGAATACCTAGCGCGCAATAGCGTACCTACACGTTTGGATATCCGCCATGAAATCCAACATCTACCGCGCCCTATTGATAAGGAAGCCCCCCCTAAACCTCACTTCCCTTGGCAACATAGAAGAGACGGTCTGCCGAGTGACTTTCTATCCAAAACGGAGAAGACCGATTTTTTCAGAGAAGCGTTTTCTGCTAAACAGTGGATTATTCTGGATAAACTGTGAGGAATCACGGTGACACTCTTTCGTAGCCCGAATAAACTGACATAAACCTCAATATAGATAATGCATGCAAAACAACGATCCATTAAAGCCCGGGTATAACTTTGACGCTCACCTTGTGGCTGGCCTCACTCCTATTATTGAAGGAGATGAGCTAGATTTTGTCATTGATCGACCAAATGGGATGAAAGGTTTCATTATTAACCTCACCAGCCAAGGAGAGGGTACTATTTTCCATGGCGATGAGGCTTTTGATGTAAAAGCGGGTGACTTACTGCTCTTTCCACCGAGTGCGACTCACTTTTATCATCGTAAAAAAGACAATGCCTCTTGGTTCCACCGATGGATTTATTTTCGTCCACGTGCATTTTGGAACGAGTGGCTTTGCTGGCACGAACAGCATAAAGGGGTATATCTCACCAAGGGAATAGAAAGCAGCACGGTTTCAATGCTAGAGAAGCTATTTATCGATATAGAATATATTTCCAAATCCGATATGCCTTATCGCGATGATTTAGCGATTAATCTTCTTGAACAACTGATTATTCGCTGTAAAAGTATCCAGCCTGATGTCGTCAATAAACCTCTCGACCCACGTGTGATTGAGGCGATGAACTATATGGCACAAAATTTAAGTCAAAGTTTCTCTCTAGAAGATATTGCGGATTTCACTTGTTTATCCGCTTCGCGTTTAGGCCACCTATTTCGTGATGAAGTTGGTATGACGATTACTCAATGGCGAGACGACCAACGAGTCAGCCGAGCTAAGCAACTCTTGGTGACCACCAACTATTCGGTTAACAGGATAGGCAGGGTTGTCGGCTATACCGATCCCCTCTATTTT
This genomic window from Vibrio toranzoniae contains:
- the araC gene encoding arabinose operon transcriptional regulator AraC, with amino-acid sequence MQNNDPLKPGYNFDAHLVAGLTPIIEGDELDFVIDRPNGMKGFIINLTSQGEGTIFHGDEAFDVKAGDLLLFPPSATHFYHRKKDNASWFHRWIYFRPRAFWNEWLCWHEQHKGVYLTKGIESSTVSMLEKLFIDIEYISKSDMPYRDDLAINLLEQLIIRCKSIQPDVVNKPLDPRVIEAMNYMAQNLSQSFSLEDIADFTCLSASRLGHLFRDEVGMTITQWRDDQRVSRAKQLLVTTNYSVNRIGRVVGYTDPLYFSRVFKRKSGVSPKLYREQIT